TATATTTTTAGGGTTTCCAACAAAAATGTTCCTTATGAATTAGGGTTTTGGTTGCGTGAGGAAGATTATAACTGGGCAAACCCGCTGCATAAACTGAACAAAATTAGTGTATCCGGTGGTGGTTTGGTGACCGGGGCAACCAAAGACTACAAAGTAACGTTAAAACCCGGTGACTATTTGTTTTCCTGTCCGCTGAACACGACGCCTGACTATAAGCTTGTCGTAAAGGACAACTGAAAATACATCTCTTTTTTCCATTTTATTGGTCTGGAATTCAAGACCTGAAAGATGGCTGGAACACATGTTTTCTGTGCTCTCAAACTGTCACAATTATGTGAAACAACGTTATTAGAGAGGGCGGCTTTCATCTGCCATAGTCAACTCCAGAAAATGAGAGAATTTATTCCAGTTCAATAAGGTAAACGATCGTTTTCTATTGTTTCTAGTTGAACGTTAGAGACGTTTTCATCCGCGGCATCCGGGGTATTCCGGGTTTCAGGCGGTCATCAGTCTACAGGTTTTATTCGAGGAAAAAGAAATGTTGAAAAAATCCCTTACAGTAACAGCAGTTGGTCTAACCGCCTTGTCTGCAGCGACAATCGTTGCGGCACCAGCGGCTAAAGCAGTCTCGTTGGATGGCGTTGTTATTGCGTCTTGCAGCCCTTGCAAAGCAAAGAAAAACCCATGCAACCCATGTGCGGCAAAGAACCCATGTAATCCTTGTGCTGCAAAGAAAAATGCCTGTAACCCTTGCAACCCTTGTGCCGCCAAGAAGAACCCCTGTAATCCATGCAATCCATGTGCAGCCAAGAAAAATTAATTACCCCTTCATTCTAAAAGAGCCGTTGTCATTAGAGGTTCTTTCGGGGCACATTTGTCACGCGGGCTGTTTTGTAGCTCGCGTGATTGTCTGAGTAAGTTATTTGATTAGAGGTAACGATGTTGGATTGGGACAAATTGACGATACTTGAATTGGAAGAAATGGCGGAAGCCGGTCAATATGTTCTGAATTGTTACCGTGTCCTTGCAAAAACCAGTGATAATATTGTGGGGGAGTTGATCAAGTGTCACGACACATTCTACGAAATGGAGCATTACCCGCCCGGAGATGTTTTTGATCCGGAAACTCATTCGCAATATTATTATCATGCGCATAGAGATGGGGAGCATGGGCATTTCCATACTTTTTTAAGATCAGATGGAATGACGGCGGGCGAAGAACCTGTTTCAGGGCAGTCGCATATGTCCTATATGGACGAACGGGATGATAACATTTGTCACTTGATAGCCGTTTCAATGGATAATAGAGGATTTCCCCTGTCGCTGTTTACCACAAATCGTTGGGTTACTGCTGAAAACTGGTATGCAGCCGAAGACGTTGTTGCGTTTGTTGACCGTTTTGAAATCGATGTTGCACAACCTTCATGGCCTGTGAATATTTGGCTAACGGCGTTGATCCGGCTTTATAAACCGGTTATTCGGCAGTTAATCCTTGAACGTGATCAGAAAATTATTGAATGGCAGTCTACCTACCCTGAACGGGATGTTTTTGAAGATCGTGACCTTGAAGTGACATCGGAATTCAAGATATCAGTGGAAGAATATCTGACTGAAATTGAAAACAGGTTGACCGAAAAACTCGGGAAGCAACTGGCCGGATAAAATCCGGCCAGATTTACTTGTTTAACGGTGCGACCCGGGTTTTTACGTCAGCAGGTTTATCAGCTTTTCCAATTCCTGCTTATTATCATCAATAATTGAACTTCCTTCTTTTTTGAGCGCTTGAATGTTGGCACTGTGGGCCGCGTCCATATCATCCAGTGCGTGGGTGAGATGTTTGTCAAAACGGAAATAGCGCTGTGAATTTTGTTTGCGTTTTCCGCCCAGGATCAAATCCAAATGAAAATCTGTTGCATCTGCTGTTCCGTCCATCATCACACTGATTATGGGCCGAACCCAGCCTAATGCGCCCCAGTCTTTTGCGTCGTCGAATGGAATTTTTCGCGTTGTGATTCCGGTTCCAAGCGATACCAGCAACATGTCAGAAGGATCCTCCCCCTCAGAGACAGCTTCGGTATAGGCGCACATGGCCGGATTATTGACAAAGACCCCGCCGTCAATGAGCGCGCGCTTTAAACCGGTATCGGGTTCTGTCTTGACCATTTCAGGCTCAAAATAGGTGGGCGCGGCGCTGGTTGCCCGTGCGGCATCCTTTAAAAAATGATTTCTTGTATCAGTTTTCAAGGCCTGGCGGCTCTTGAAGAAATAAGGGGCCCGAGCCTCAATATCATAGGAAGTGAGAATAACGGGTTTCAGGCAGTCTTTCAGTGTCGTTGTTCCAAAATACCGATCAAGAAGGTTTTCCAAAGCTTCTTCATCATATTGTTCGTCTGTCATCCCCCCAGCTGAAACAACACCTTTCCAAAAACTTCGGCTGAATATTTCCGAGCCATGATCTTCATAAATCTTAAGAAGGTCAGTGGCCGAGTATTTCGGTTTTCCTGTGGCATCGGGAGCAGTCGCGCCTGCCGCAAGGATCCCGCCTGTTGAGGTTCCGACGATTAGATCGAATAGGTCCGCAATCGCTTTTCCGGATTCTGCTTCCAAATATTGTAGAAGGACTGCTGGAATAACGCCTCGAATTCCTCCGCCGTCTATTGAGAGTATTTTATACACGCTCATTCTCCTTAGTTTTAGGGATACCAGGAAACTACAACGCAAGCGCAATTATAGCATGATTTAGTGTATTGGGTTTATTTGTTTTAGGGGAGGGTAATGTGCTGATTATTCAAGGGTGAAGAATGAAATATCATGTCTTAATTATAAGTTGTTTCAACTAAAATATGAGGTATTTTGTTGTTAGATGGCGAATTGATGTGGAAAAATGTTGTTATTTGATCATTAATTTCATTAAATATAGAGATCAGGGGTTGCTAGGGGCGGTGCTCATATGTGGGGATGGTTCCGCCTTGTCCGCCTGAGATAGTGTTTATCGACTAAAGATTACATTTGTAGTCTGTCGATCCAAGTCTCACTGCAGGACAGCGTCTGATACAAAAGTTCGTTCATGACCCGGTGTTATAAGCGAACTATCTCAAAGGCTGATCGGTTCTCCGGTCAGCCTTTTTTTTGGTCCAGCCGATAACAAAACGATACTGATCTTCAGCTATTTCCTTGTGATTAAGGGGGGGTGTCTGGCAGACTTTCCGAATACTTTCCAAAGAATAAAAATAGAAATGGAACAGAAATAGAATGCCAAAACCGCTTGAAGACATAAAAATTGTTGATCTCACCAATATGCTGATGGGACCGTATACAACTCAAATTCTGGGGGATATGGGGGCTGATGTCATAAAAGTTGAGGCGCCGGGTGGGGATCCGGTTCGATATATCGGTGCTGCAAGAAATTTAGGTATGGGCGCAATTTATCTTAACTGCAATCGGAGCAAACGGAGTTTAGTCCTTGACCTGAAAACTGAAGAAGGGCACGCGGCAATATTACGTCTGATCGCAAAGGCAGACATCCTTGTTTATAATCGACGTCCTCAGGTCATGGAAAGGTTGGGTCTTTCTTATGAAACTGTCAGGCAAATCAATCCGTCTTTGATATATGCCGGGCTGTATGGCTATGGCCAGAACGGCCCCTATGCGAAAAAACCGGCGTTTGACGATTTGATACAGGGCGCGGTATCGATCCCGGCCTTGGCGCAGATGGCGGATGGCGGTGCACCGCGCTACGCCCCTTCAGCTATTGTTGATCGGGGGGTTGCGCTATGGGCGGTAGGTCAAATCAACGCTGCTTTATATTACCGTAGCCGGACAGGGACAGGGCAAAAACTGGATCTGCCAATGTTCGAAATGATGGTCAGCTTCATATTGGCAGACCATATGGAAGGGGAGACTTTTCTGCCGCCAATTGGTAGGCCGGGTTACAAGCGGATGCTCAATCCAGACAGGCGCCCTTATCCAACACAAGACGGCTATATCTGCGCCATGATTTATACGGATCGCCATTGGCGGGATTTTTACAAAGCGCTGGGAAAAGAAGATGTGCTGGAGCAGGATCCGCGTTTTACCTCTATTACGACACGAACAGAACATATTGCTGAGATATATGCTGAGTTGGCAGCGCTTTTGCAAACCAGAACGACAGATGAATGGATGACACTGTTCGATCTGGCGGATGTTCCTGCAATGCCGATGAATAGTCCGGAAAGTCTGCTCGGTGATGTTCATCTTGCGCAAACAGGGTTTTTTATTGAACGTGAACACCCTTCTGAAGGTAAAATTCGAGATATGGCGGTTCCCGCTTTTTGGTCTGAAAGTCAGCCCGCACCGACGTGTCATGCCCCGTTGCTGGGGGAGCATAGTTTTGACGTTCTGTCAGAAGTTGGATACGACAGAGAAGCGCTTGAAAAGATGAAGGCTTCAGGGGTTATTGAATAAACAAATCATCACTATTTTTCTTTACTTCCAGGTGTCTTTAGACGCATCTAGGGGCAGGCTTTGAGAAATCAATTTTGAGTGTGACAGTTATGAAGGTCCTGTTTTATTCCACATGCATTTATTTGCTCGCTTCAGGCATTTCTATGGCCGAAGAAGCGCTTGCGCAGAAAGAAGCGATCTTTACGGTTGTCGTGGAGAATGACTCGATTGGATATAAAGGCACGGACCAGAATTATACAAGTGGTATCCGGCTTGGTTATCTGGATACTGATTTCGAAATCCCGGAGTTTGCGCATGTCGTTGCGGATTTCATGCCGACCTTTAGTTTGAACGAGCAGACTGGATTGTTCTATTCGTTGGGTCAGAACCTTTATACGCCAAGCGAGATAACGGAACGTCCTCAGGACCCGGAAGATAGACCCTGGGCTGCTCATTTGTATGCTTCCATGGGATTGGTGACCGTCACTGGAAATCACGTTGATGAGTTGGAGCTGTCCCTTGGCGTCGTCGGTTCTGCGGCGTTGGGAGAACAGTCTCAGAAAATTGTTCATAAATATGTCACACCGTCCAGTCCAACCCCAAAAGGCTGGTCTAATCAGCTCAAGAATGAACCGGCACTTCTTTTGGGGTGGCAGCGCCGATATACTGATTTGTTGTCCACTAATTTTTTGGGGTTCAAAGGCTCAGTCAGCCCGCATTTTGGTGCTACTCTTGGGAATGTTTATACCTTTGCCAACGCTGGCTTTACGGTAAAATTGTCTCCAGATGATGGTATTTCTCAGGATGCGCCGATCAGAGTACGGCCTGGGCTTCCCGGCACGGGGTACTTTGATACGCCGGCCAACACATGGAGCTGGTTTCTTTTTGCAGGTGTTGACGGGCGGGCGATCGCCCGAAACATTTTTCTCGACGGGAATAGTTTTACTGACTCTCATAGTGTCGATAAAAAGTACTTTGTTGCCGATTTGAATGCAGGGATTGCATTTACCTATGATCGATATCGACTAAGTTATACGGCAATTTACCGAACAAACGAATTTGACGGACAGAATGATCCATCCGTTTTTGGCGCCCTTTCATTCGGTATTCGGTTTTAACTCGAAATAGGAAAGCCTGCTTCATGGCCTTTCGAAAAAAAAAGAAGCCTTTTCTTTTTATTTGAAAAACCTAAATCATTTGATGTAACTGATTTCAAACTATACTCAGCCGCACTACAAAAACCAAAATTTATACTTTTAACAAGTAAACAGATGTTGAGTTTTCTCCGTTTTAATTCCTGTTTTGAACATGAGGGAGGGGAGATGCCTATTTTGAATTTTGATGGCCGCGCGTATAAAGGGCATGAAAAAGAAACCGTTTTAGACATTTTATTGAAGGCCGGTGAGGAAATATCGCATTCCTGTAAAACAGGCCGATGTCAGGGATGTATTCTCCATTGTAAAGAGGGTGATTTGCTGCCCGTTTCCCAAAATGGGTTGGACGAAGAATTGACAAAAGCGGGATATTTTTTGTCCTGTAAATGCCCGTTAAGGCATAATCTCGAGGTGGCGTCGCCGGAAACAAATACGTTTTTTCAGGAAGCAACGGTTGTCAAAAAACGGCAGTTGTCGGACAGGATCTGCCAGATAACCCTCCGTGTTGACCCGAACTTTGAATTTCTCCCTGGCCAGTTTGTTAATCTAGGGCGTAGTGACGGTGTTCTGAGAAGCTATACGCTTGCCGGATTGCCAACAGAGGCGGGCGTCCTAGAGATCCATGTCGAAAAGCGTCCAGCCGGTGAGTTGAGCAATTGGTTATATTCCGATTGTCGAGTTGGAGAAACGTTATTTTTACAGGGGCCTCACGGGCAATTCTATTATCGTCCTGAGAGGCGGGATCAGAGTCTATTACTGTTGGGGAGTGGTGCTGGCTTGGCATCCTTGATGGGAATATTAAGATCAGCGTTATCTTATGGCCATACGGGGCATATAGCATTGTATTACACCAGCAATCAGATGTCGGGTTTCTATTTGCATGAAACGTTAAAAGAGCTCGAGCAGGAACACAAAGGGTTTCATTATTTCCCCTGCTTGTCCCGTTCTTATTACCGGGAAGGCTTTCGTCAAGGGCGTGCAGATGAAGTAGCCTTTCAGGATTTCCCCAGCTTAGCAGGGTGGAAGGTATATGCAGCCGGATTTCCGTCGATGGTCTACGCCTCCTGCTCTCGGGCGGAAAAGGCGGGCGTCGAATTGGAGAATATTTTCGACGAGCCTTATGAAATGAAAGATTTACGGCGCACTCAAAGAAGGTGAGTAGGTATTCGTGCCTTGGGGGCGATCAGGGTCTGCTTCTTTCTGGTGCCCTCAATGGTTTGTTAGACCTGAATGTTTCATCCGCCAAACGGCGAGATCAATTCTATCCTGACCAAAAAATGGCTCTCCATTAAAAACGAGTGTTGGGACGCCCCAATGACCGGCTTCCTCCAATTCTGACTGATGCTGACTGATCTGGCGCTCCATATCTTGCTCTCTCGCTTGAATTTCTGCATCCATTTCTGACAGTGACAGGCCAGCTTTAGCAACAACGGGTGCCAGATTTTCGGGTAAGTGCCAGTCGGTTATTTCTCCGCCCCAAATTGCATCCGAAACATGTTCAATAAAAGCCATGCCTTTGCCCAATTCGGATGCAAGAACACCAAGTCGGGTCAGTCTGTGTATGTAGGGCTGCTCCTTAGATATGCTTCGGGTCTTATTATCCATCACGACAGGGTCGGGTCGCGGCCAACGGAACGGCAAATCGCGGTATTGTGCAACTCTCGCACAGTCCCGCAGTAGATAGCCTATCCAGTTTGGATCGATCTTGGCAAAAAATTCAGGTGTACGGATTGCGATCGGGTAAACCGGTTTTACCAGAATATCGAGATCATACTGTTCGGTTAATTGCCGATATTGCTTGGTCCCAAGATACGAATAAGGGCTGCGAAAAGAGTAATATAGGTGAGCCGTTAATGTCATGATTTGATCCCTGTTTTCCTTGATTGAGGCAAAGACTAGGGGAGATCAGCAGAAATGCCAATTTTCAAATAATCACGTTGCCGTGGGGAACGGACGACAACATTCAATGAAGGCCGTCAGCAAACTGTTTTTGTGCCCCTGCTTGCAGGCAATAGCCATGTGGGTTTCAATCTCTTTGTCCGCGCCTTCAAGATCCTTGTAAACAACACCGCTATGAACGGCCTGACGGACACATTGGGGCACCAATGCAATCCCAAGCCCCGCAGACACCAGGCTGATTTGTGTCTGGATCTGGGATGCTGTTTGACTAATTCTGGGCGTGAAACCAGCCTGATGGCAAGCATGCAATACCAGAGCATGCAGATTAGGTGATGTTTGTAATGGAAACAGGATAAATCCATCTTCTGAAAGGCTGCTTAACCGGACCGCTTTCTTATCGGCCTGTGGGTGAGATTGTGGCATAACGACGATCAGCTTCTCCTGCCTGATGGTCGTGAGATCGAACAGGCCACGTCCAGCAACAGGAGGACGCAACAGGCCTGCGTCAATACTGCCTTTTGAGATAGCGTCTAACTGATCCACGGTACTTAATTCTTCAAGCTCTACCTCAACATTGGGGAAAGTTTGACGAAATTGCCTGACAGTGTCTGGTAAGGCTTCATATATTGCAGAGCCAACAAAGCCTAAAGTCAGTCGTCCTGTCAGCCCTTGAGATGCCCGGCGGGTGTCTTCTGTTACCTGGTTCAGTTTCTCAAGAATTTCATAAGCGCCTTTTAAGAAGACCTCACCGGCTGGGGTTAAGGTAACGGATCGATTGGCCCGGGTGAGTAGTGTAACATTAAGGGTTTGCTCCAGCTTCTTTATGGAATGACTAAGCGGAGGCTGCGTCATATGAAGTCTTTCGGCAGCGATGCGAAAGTGTTTTTCTTCTGCGACTGCGATGAAGTGTCTGATTTGCCGGATATCTGTCATTTGTTGATTGATACATATTATGTATCAAAATTAAAGTAATAATATATTGGATGAATAGAAAAAGCTTTGCCATACTTATAAAAAACAACAATAAAACAGGGCGAGGCATTGCCTCAAACCTGTTTTCTCATATCATCAGAGAATAATGACGCCGTTTCGGCGTCTATCAGGCATTTAGCAGCAAAGAAAAAAACACATGAACTTTGAACTTACTGAAGATCAACGGCAGGTCCAGGAATTGGTTCGTCGGGTGGCTCGCGAAAAAGTTGCGGCTCGCGCGAATGATATCGATAAAACGGCTGAATATCCTCAGGATATGTTCGATCTGTTGAAAAGTCTGGGTCTGTTCACCCTGCCGTTTCCTGAAGAATATGGCGGTACGGAGGATTCTGTTTCATGTTGTCTGGCAATCGAGGAATTGGGGCGGGTTTGTTACAACACAGCCTATCTTTTGCTGGTTCAATGGTTGCCGTTCGGCGCGATTTTGGCCGGCGGGTCAAAGGAGCAAAAAGATAAATATCTAACGGGCCTCGCTAGCGGGGATTTGCGCGGCGCATTTTCAACAACAGAACCACAAAGTGGATCAGATGTTGCGGGAATTAAAACCCGTGCCGTTCCAACAGAGGGCGGTTATGTGATCAATGGTGCAAAAATTTGGTGTACGAATGCGGAAGTATCTGATTTTGTGCTTGTCGCGGCGAAAGTAGGAGAGGCTTCGGGCACTGGTTCCATTAACATGTTCATTATTGATCGGGATACGCCGGGTTTCACAATCGGTGAAAAAGAAGACAAGATGGGAGCCCGGGGGGTTCCATCAAACTCTTTGTTTTTGGAAGATGTTTTCGTTCCTGATAGCGCCCGATTGGGACCAGAAGGAAAAGGCTTCAAAATTGTTATGGAGGCGTTCAATAAATCGCGCCCCTATATTGGCGCGCGGGCGGTTGGATTGGCGCAAGGGGCAATCGATCATACCAAGGACTTCATCAAGCAAAGACGCGCCTTCGGTCAGCAAGTCTCTGACTTTCAGGGTGTGAGATGGATGATTGCGGATATGGAAACCCAGACAGAGGCTTCTCGGTTAATGGTTTATAAGGCGGCCGCGATGGTCAATGCGGGCGTGCGGGGCAATGAACTGGCTGGAATGGCGGCCATGTCTAAACTGTTCGCAACCGATACAGCCATGACCGTTGCAGAAAATGCGGTTCAGCTTTTCGGAGCCGCGGGCATTTCCTCAGAATACCCCATTGGCCGGTATTTCAGAGACGCCAAAGTTCTTAAAATCGTCGAAGGTACAAATCAGATACAACGCAATATTATCGGTAAGCTCGCACTTGCCGATTAAGGGGGAAATGTGGAAACCGTAGGGCTTGGATTTTACTATGAAGATTTGCCGCTTGGCCGACAATTCAAGACAATTGGCCGAACTGTAACAGAAGCCGATATCGTAAACTTCATCAATACAACGGGTATGCAGGAAGTGCTGTTCATGGATCTGGAGTTTCTGGAGCATTCTTCTGACATCAAGGGACGGGTTGCACCGGGGGCACTTGCGTATACTTTTGCGGAAGGGTTACTTGTACAATCGACCATGCAGCATACAGGATACGCGTTTCTGAACATGGAACTTAATGTCGAAAACCCGGTTTTTGCAGGGGATACCCTTCATGTGGAATGCGAGGTGATCGAAGCGCGATTGACCAGTAAACCCGGTCGGGGCCTTGTTCGAACGCGCAATAAAATTGTCAAGCAGGATGGGACTGTCGCAATTATTTACACGCCATTAAGAATGATCAAATGTCGAGATGAGGGCCTTGCAAAAGACTAGCGGGTTGTCTTGAGATGCGATCTCGTTGAAAGCCAGAATACTCAAAGCCCCACCATTTGTGTGGGGCTTTTTAGTTGGCCATTTCGGAAAACTGCTATTGGTCGCAAATGCCGATGTGGACCCGTAATGAAAAACAGATTTTAAAGCAGATATTTTGGAAAAGAAGGGAAGAGGTGGGGGATTGCGTCACACACTTAGCACCGACTGTTTCCCCCTTATTCTTATTATTGAAAATTACACTATCATTCATGAATGAATGTATCAACAACAAAATGACAAATTGTCAACAACCGAGTGTGTTTTTCCGAAGTGATTGATTTTAAGACATTTTCTAGATACTCTCGTGCAAAATAATAATGAGCTTCATGTATTAGGGAGCTGGAGACAGAATGGTGAATAAGGAAAATGGATTGGAAAATTCCGTCCAGCAGGAAGAGGGCGGGCCCATCATTGACCGCAAAACCCAGCAACAGCGCAGGGAAGAAACGCGGGCCAAATTAATTGATGCCGCCATCCATCTTATTCAAAGTGACGGTTGCGCAAATTTGACGACAACACGGGTGGCGAAAGCTGCGGGTCTGACAAGAGGGGCTATCCAGTATCACTTTTCGAGCCCAAAAGATTTGTTACAGGAAGTTATTGTCACGATCGTGCAGAAATTAAACGTAATGGTCGCACAAACTGATTTAAGTCACCTTGGAAAATCAGAACGACTGGATCGACTGATTGATCACTATTGGTCAGGGTATAAAAGCGATATCTATGTTGTCTTTCTGGAAATCGCAGTTCAGGGGCATCGTGATCCAGCCCTGAAAAAAAGCATCGAGGAAGGTATAGCCCGATTGGATGAAGAACGTGACGAATACTGGTTGGGGTTCTTTTCCGACTATAGCGAGAGTCGGGACGAAATACTGGATTGGCGAACTGTTTTGCTTGTTTTGCTGCGGGGACTTGCTGTTAAAAAAATGTTCTCCGGTCCGCACGAAAATATCGATGATCATTACGCCCGGCTAAAAGAAATGTTTCAGTCCTACGTCTCAGGAGGGCCCAGACCTCTTTAATAAGATGAGGGTCGCGGTACTTCTCAACCAATTTGGAAAAAGGGGTGGTTATGTCCGAACAACCAATTCTAACGGCATTTCGTGTGCAGTCAAAAGCCTGCGAAAGTTTAGGATCCCCTTTTATGGCGCGTCTGTGCTTGTTGCTGGCAGAGAATTTCCCTGCAGAAGGGGTTGTTTGGCGTCATATCGCCAATTGGCCGGGAGATGTCTCACCATACGGAGAGTCTGTTCCCTTGCGGTTGACAGGGGCCTTGCATGCGCTGGTTTTGTCGAGCCGTCTTCCTGCGTTACAGTCAGTCTATCCTCCCAATGATCAAAGCATTTGTGATGACCGGCTGTTGGAGGCTGTTCTGAGTGCGGTTGAGGAGGAGGAAGAATTTGTCCTTCAGTTTTTAAGAAATGCGCCGCAGACTAACGAGGTCAAACGTGCTGGAATTCTGTTCCCTGGATTTCAATATATCGCAAAGCAAACCAATTTGATGGATTTCAGGACCTCTGAATTAGGAGCAAGTGCGGGCCTGAATTTGTTTTGGGATAAGTTCAGTTACAATTTAAAGGGGACCTTATGGGGAAGTGCCCACGCACCGGTCCTGCAGGAGCCAGACTGGAAGGGTTCAATGCCAGCCATGCATCCGCTCCGTGTTCTGGAGAGGGCTGGCTGCGACCTCAATCCTCTTGACATTGATAAGGCGGACGAACGTCTTCGGTTGTTATCCTATATTTGGGCGGATCAACCGGACCGAATTGCGAAAACCAGATCTGCGATCGATTTTGCAAAAACTCAGCCAGAACGCGTTACTAAGCAGAGTGCGATCAAATGGCTTGCCGGGCGGCTTGCCCAGCAGAGCGAAAACACGGTTCACGTGATTTACCATACTATCGCTTGGCAGTATTTTACCAAGGCAGACCAAGTGGCAGGTGAGCGCCTCATGCAGGAGGCCGGGCAATTGGCGCGAAACGATAGCCCCTTGGCGTGGTTACGGTTGGAAGCGGATAAGGAAACGCCTGGCGCTGCTCTCTCTGTCACACTTTGGCCCGGAGGAGAGACAAAAATATTAGCCAGAGCTGATTTTCATGGCCGCTGGATTAACTGGCTTGTTTAATTTAACTGGATTAAGTTGAATTAAAGGTGTTTATGTATGAGCGCTATTCTTTCTTGTTTTTTCTGCGGATCATAGGAGAGCCCCTCCCCAACACCCCATACCGGCCCAGGCCATGCCGGGTCTTTCGCATGGCGCCCGATAATATGAATGTGGAGTTGCGGAACCATGTTCCCCAATGCTCCAATATTTAATTTTTCAGGTTTAAAGCAGGTTTCCAACAGGGAAGAGATCTGACGAATTTCAGTGCATAGGACAGAGTAGGTTGCGGACGGTAAGTGGTGCATTTCACGAACATCATTAATGTGCGGTACAAGAATAAGCCATGGATAGCGGGCATCATTCATCAAATACAGACCGCAGACCTCCAGCGTTTGGATATGGGTGGTATCCGCTTGCAATCTTGGGTGCAATTTAAACATGGTCTCTCCAGCGCGAGCATTTTACCGTGCCCGTTTGCATTTCCTGATGAGCAGGTTATCTTACAAAAAAAAATAAAAAGACAGGCGAAAATAAGACGGCCAGAAAATCCAACCAACAGTCGACCCATTTCTTAGATAGACCGGAGAATAATAAAAATGAGCGCAAAGCCAGCTGCACATAACAAGCTTTTTAACGATATGGATGAAGCGGAGGGCTTCGTCTCTTATCCCGAGCGGATCAGAAGAATTGCCAACGCCTTCCCGGATCGGACTGCGCTTAAAACAGATGGCGTGTCCCGGACATGGGCAGAGTTGATGCCGCGGATCAACCAGATATCAAATTTGTTGAAAAAGCGCGGTTACCAGCAGGGAGATAAGGTTGCCGTACTGGCGAAAAGCAGCACGGAATATGTCGAAGTCTTTTTAGGAACACTGCAGGCAGGAATGTGTTTGGTCCCGCTTTCCGGCATGGCATCCTCAGTGCAGTTGGAGGGAATGATCCGCGATTGCGGGGCAAAAATGATCTTTATCTCGGAAGGCACTAAAAGTCTTTTGGGGCCGGTCCTGGCAAATCTGGATCATCTTAAAAAAGCAGATCGCATCGCGTTTGATTTCGAAGACCCGGACTGGACCTCTTATGGGTCTCTTCTGGATGGCGTCTCGACAGCAGAGCATATTCAGGAAATTTCACCTCAGGACCCGTTCAACCTTATATACAGTTCGGGCACAACAGGGGTGCCTAAGGGAATTGAGCAAAGCCATTATATGCGCAATCAGCATACCGTCCGCTTTGAAGCGCTTGGGGTGGGCAGTGAAACGGTCACACTCTCCTCAACGGCGCTTTACTCCAATACGACTTTGGTTGTCTTTCTTCCAACATTGGCGTTGGGTGGCAAGGTGATCTTGATGTCCAAGTTCAATGCCGAAGAGTTCCTGAAATTGGCGGAGGCGGAAAAAGTAACGCATACCATGCTTGTGCCGGTTCAATATCAACGAATTCTGGCGCGCAAAGACTTTGATAACTTCGATCTTAGCCACTTTCAGGTTAAATTCTCAACCTCCGCGCCACTCCGCGAAAATGTGAAAGCTGACGCGCTTAAACGGTGGCCGGGAAAACTGATTGAAATATA
This region of Sneathiella aquimaris genomic DNA includes:
- a CDS encoding LysR family transcriptional regulator, producing the protein MTDIRQIRHFIAVAEEKHFRIAAERLHMTQPPLSHSIKKLEQTLNVTLLTRANRSVTLTPAGEVFLKGAYEILEKLNQVTEDTRRASQGLTGRLTLGFVGSAIYEALPDTVRQFRQTFPNVEVELEELSTVDQLDAISKGSIDAGLLRPPVAGRGLFDLTTIRQEKLIVVMPQSHPQADKKAVRLSSLSEDGFILFPLQTSPNLHALVLHACHQAGFTPRISQTASQIQTQISLVSAGLGIALVPQCVRQAVHSGVVYKDLEGADKEIETHMAIACKQGHKNSLLTAFIECCRPFPTAT
- a CDS encoding MaoC family dehydratase; this encodes METVGLGFYYEDLPLGRQFKTIGRTVTEADIVNFINTTGMQEVLFMDLEFLEHSSDIKGRVAPGALAYTFAEGLLVQSTMQHTGYAFLNMELNVENPVFAGDTLHVECEVIEARLTSKPGRGLVRTRNKIVKQDGTVAIIYTPLRMIKCRDEGLAKD
- a CDS encoding acyl-CoA dehydrogenase family protein; the protein is MNFELTEDQRQVQELVRRVAREKVAARANDIDKTAEYPQDMFDLLKSLGLFTLPFPEEYGGTEDSVSCCLAIEELGRVCYNTAYLLLVQWLPFGAILAGGSKEQKDKYLTGLASGDLRGAFSTTEPQSGSDVAGIKTRAVPTEGGYVINGAKIWCTNAEVSDFVLVAAKVGEASGTGSINMFIIDRDTPGFTIGEKEDKMGARGVPSNSLFLEDVFVPDSARLGPEGKGFKIVMEAFNKSRPYIGARAVGLAQGAIDHTKDFIKQRRAFGQQVSDFQGVRWMIADMETQTEASRLMVYKAAAMVNAGVRGNELAGMAAMSKLFATDTAMTVAENAVQLFGAAGISSEYPIGRYFRDAKVLKIVEGTNQIQRNIIGKLALAD
- a CDS encoding HIT domain-containing protein, encoding MFKLHPRLQADTTHIQTLEVCGLYLMNDARYPWLILVPHINDVREMHHLPSATYSVLCTEIRQISSLLETCFKPEKLNIGALGNMVPQLHIHIIGRHAKDPAWPGPVWGVGEGLSYDPQKKQERIALIHKHL
- a CDS encoding DUF2332 domain-containing protein, yielding MSEQPILTAFRVQSKACESLGSPFMARLCLLLAENFPAEGVVWRHIANWPGDVSPYGESVPLRLTGALHALVLSSRLPALQSVYPPNDQSICDDRLLEAVLSAVEEEEEFVLQFLRNAPQTNEVKRAGILFPGFQYIAKQTNLMDFRTSELGASAGLNLFWDKFSYNLKGTLWGSAHAPVLQEPDWKGSMPAMHPLRVLERAGCDLNPLDIDKADERLRLLSYIWADQPDRIAKTRSAIDFAKTQPERVTKQSAIKWLAGRLAQQSENTVHVIYHTIAWQYFTKADQVAGERLMQEAGQLARNDSPLAWLRLEADKETPGAALSVTLWPGGETKILARADFHGRWINWLV
- a CDS encoding TetR/AcrR family transcriptional regulator, with protein sequence MVNKENGLENSVQQEEGGPIIDRKTQQQRREETRAKLIDAAIHLIQSDGCANLTTTRVAKAAGLTRGAIQYHFSSPKDLLQEVIVTIVQKLNVMVAQTDLSHLGKSERLDRLIDHYWSGYKSDIYVVFLEIAVQGHRDPALKKSIEEGIARLDEERDEYWLGFFSDYSESRDEILDWRTVLLVLLRGLAVKKMFSGPHENIDDHYARLKEMFQSYVSGGPRPL